The region TCCTTTGCATAATATTTTCCCTTTAATTAGTTGATCAAGTTAATGCTTGATCAGTTAACTACACTTGATATTGGACCTTGTCTTAGACTTGTCCTGGATAATTTGCTTACTTCCCCTATCCAGTCAAGTGATCATaagtcccttgatcacttgattGGGTTAGACCTTGGTAATTTCACTACACTGGATCCCAATTCAAGCTCAAGACCTATCATGCAAGACTCTGAAGACTCTGGACATTAATACTTGATCACTGTTGAGCACCCTTTAAGCATAAACAAAATGACCATTTTACCTCTATAGGCACTTGTTAGTTATGATGCGGGTTACATGCCATGATCCTTAAGCAATAGAAAAGAACGAGAGATATCATTCCTACCTTGTTCTGAGTACCTTTGAGTACGGAGCATAGGCCTCAGTTACTCAAAGTATTCGTCTTCGTTCATAGATTTTAGTGCAATTCCAATCAAACAGCTTTCAAGTTGTCTTCCCCATATACCACACTTCAACAATCGTAAAAGACTCCTCTAGATTCAACTTTCTAGCACTGTCAAGAGATATGAACGAATGCGTCTATATCAATAATTGCAAAAAAAAACACCATTAATGGGACACATACCTCAAATCAAGTTATCAAAACCAATAGTCTTAGTTACAATCAAAGCAAAGAACTTTCCTTCAGACTGGGCTTTCTTTAGTTTTTGGAACTGAGTACTAATATGACCTAGATCTCCACAGTTGTAACAAGTCATAACATTACTCTTACAGTCAATAATATGGTGCCCTGGCTTCCCAGACTTGAAACACTTATGATCATAGCTCTTGCACTCATTTTCTTGATGCCTCATCTTTCCACAACTGAAACATCTAAGAAAAGCAAAAATGTTTCCCCCTCTTGTTCCTTTTCCACCCGTAGCCTTCTGCTTTCCCTTATCAGCTGGAGCTCTATAAGGTTTCCCACGATGTGTATTTCCACTCTTCTTCTCAGTAACACTCTTGTAGTAAGCATATTTGTCACATTTATCTTTATCCTAGATCCTACACTTATTAACCAATACAGAGAACTGACGAATCTCTTGGTACCTAATGAATTTCTTGATCTCTAGATGCATTCCACTCTCAAACTTAATACACTTAGATCCTTCAGATTCGACCCCATTATAATAAGGACATAACCTAGACAAATCCTTGAATTTAGCCGCATAATCAGCTACAATCATGTTTTgttgcttcagctcaaggaactcgatCTCTTTCTTGCTATGGACATTGGTAGGAAAGTACTTctcaagaaactcaatcttgAAGTTATCCCAAGTGATCTCAATACCTTCAGCTTCTAACCTCTGGAGAGAATTATCCCACCAATACTCTGCCTCTTTAGCCATCATATGAGCCCCAAACAGGACCTTTTGAGCATCCGTGAAAGTCATCACTTTGAAGATCTTTTCAATCTCTTGCAACCAGCTTTGAGCACCCTCAGGGTCGTATCTACCCTTAAAAGTCAACAAATTGTTTCTATGGAACTTTCCTAGCCCACATAATTCATCTAATGTTCCATGTTGATTCTGTAACACCTGATTTGTCTGACCCATCACATGAGTCATAGCCTCTAAAGCATCAGTGATTGCGTGATCATTTCTTCAAGTCGTTTCTCTACATACCAATAAACATCCATTAGAAGAAACATTGCATAAATAATGTTTATACACCTGTCACATGCTAGGGAACAAATAAAATCACAAAACCTAGCCGAACGGACCAAACTGCTCTAATACAAACTATGtaactgtaagaacaaaaattgttctacaacagattccttgattttgatgataacaaaggatgaaaccaaaaatggcaccctaacgaaaagtttctaagtgtgcagggttctatagaaagaagaaataaatctgatgatgtcatcagatgcaatacaagatcagatgcaaaatctcaagtatcagaagcatctaaagaggaatctcattcaagaagctctgactctggacaaaactacaaagtatcagaagcatctgaacatgaagtaaagtctagaagctctgactctgaacaaatgccttctgtaaattctgaagttatcagcgccatctgaactttcaagaaataacatcagaagcaagattctccagatacacaaagactctaatcagaattgttaatcatgatgaagtaacgtttaagccaagttaaagttctgcaaatggatttcctcaattagaaagagacgttaatctccacttccaagagagaagatactaattgtggtaagtagtcacttctaagatgaaaaagtctactgcagaagctattaatggaatggcgtaattacatctcaatatccaacagattcaacgctacttcaactctacttcaactcctataaatagagaagaaatcaacattcagtaaacaagaaatcactagccaaaactatactgaaattatatcacgctcaagaaaaacatctttgttcttcaaagattttcactaagcttttgcttatcaagtgaaaaatttgttcttaagtttgtaatatttgctttcttagaagcactctagattacacatcttgtatcttatttttatttgatttcctcaagtgactctttgtagtctgtagacttgagaggactaagagattttcttctctcttaggggttgtttgtaatctttcaagattagtggattaagtccttgttgaaggcgaaatcaccttggccgggtggactggagtagctttgtgttataagcgaaccagtataaaatcattgtgtgatttcattttgcaaaagcgcttatttttcaaacaattcaaaccccccctttcttgtttttctcaccttcaattggtatcagagctccggctctgttattgattttcaaatcaaacacttaaccgtgtagagagatccagtgcgagaaaaacaaatggcccactcaaatgagaaagattcttacaatgccaagcctcctgtttttgatggagaaaagtttgattactggaaagatagaatcgaaagtttctttctgggttatgatgctgacctctgggacattgtcacagatggatacaaacctccaaccttaaatggagctgaagttcccagaagcaaaatgtcagaagatcagaaacgcgagttcaaaaatcatcacaaggccagaacaatacttctaaatgctatatcatacaacgaatacgaaaagatcaccaacagagagacggctaaagacatacttgactctctgaagatgacccatgaaggaaattcccaagtcaaggagacgaaggctctggcgctgatccagaaatatgaagccttcaagatggaagatgacgaagctatagaagctatgttttccagatttcaaactcttattgcaggtcttaaagtgctagacaagggatatacgactgcagatcatgttaagaagattgtcagaagtctgccaaagaaatggagaccaatggttactgctctgaagttatcaaaggatctgaacaatatcagccttgaagaacttgttagttctctcagaagccatgagatagaactggaggaggatgagcctcagaaaaggaacaagtcagtggcgctgaagtccagacctgaaagacggaagtcagacagaaccaaagctctccaggcagaaactgcagatactgacgactctgaacctgaagactctgatgatgaagaagaactgtccttactaac is a window of Lathyrus oleraceus cultivar Zhongwan6 chromosome 6, CAAS_Psat_ZW6_1.0, whole genome shotgun sequence DNA encoding:
- the LOC127095468 gene encoding uncharacterized protein LOC127095468; translation: MTHVMGQTNQVLQNQHGTLDELCGLGKFHRNNLLTFKGRYDPEGAQSWLQEIEKIFKVMTFTDAQKVLFGAHMMAKEAEYWWDNSLQRLEAEGIEITWDNFKIEFLEKYFPTNVHSKKEIEFLELKQQNMIVADYAAKFKDLSRLCPYYNGVESEGSKYKCDKYAYYKSVTEKKSGNTHRGKPYRAPADKGKQKATGGKGTRGGNIFAFLRCFSCGKMRHQENECKSYDHKCFKSGKPGHHIIDCKSNVMTCYNCGDLGHISTQFQKLKKAQSEGKFFALITHSFISLDSARKLNLEESFTIVEVWYMGKTT